DNA sequence from the Candidatus Limnocylindrales bacterium genome:
GCTGCGGTCGCTCCGAGAAGGATGCCGATGGTGACGCGGGCGCGCCGCACCAGCAGCGGCATCCACTGCGCCCGAACGTACGCAAGAACTTCTTCGTCCGAGGGCTCGGGCACGGTCGCGAAGGCGGCGGTGCTGGCCGAAGACGCTTCGTTTCCCGTGACTGGCGCGACGTCAGGCTGCATCAGGAACGGCAAGTATCGCTGCCTCGCCTCGTACGTGTCAACGCGGCCAGCGCCGGTTGAATAGCGCGGTCGCCGCTGGTTCAAGCGGATGCATGGTTCATGTCCTGTTCGTTTGCCTCGGCAACATCTGCAGATCGCCGACGGCCGAGGGAGTCTTTCGCGCGCAGGTGCGGGAGGCCGGCCTCGAGCACGCCATCCACATCGAGTCCGCCGGAACCCACGCCTATCACGTAGGCGAGGGTGCAGATCCCCGGTCGGTGCGCGCGGCACGCTATCGAGGATACGACCTCAGCGCCCACTGCGCCCGGCCCGTTCGCGAACGCGACTTTCACGACTTCGACTACATCGTGGCGATGGACAGGGACAATCTGCGCAGCCTGCACGGGATGCAGGCTGCTGCCGGCGGCAAGGCGCGTGTGGCGCTGCTCAGCCAATTCTCGCCGCAGGTGCAGTTCGAGGAGGTTCCCGATCCGTACAGCCGTGCCGAGTCGGGCTTCGAGCTGGTGCTGGACATCATCGAGGAAGGCTGTCGCGGACTGCTCGAGCACATCCGCAGCCACGACCTGCCCGCCGGCCGCAGCGATAGCTGAGGGCACTGCGGATGACCCCGGCCGTCGGGCATCGAATCGAGCAGGAGCTTTCGGCAAGGATCCGGAGCGTCCGCCCGCTGGCCGGTGGTTGCGTCGCCGACGTGCAGCGTCTCGAGCTCAGCGACGGCCGGAGTGTCGTCGCCAAGCTCGCTGCTGCGCCCGGCGGCTCTCTGGACCTCGAGGCGTGGATGCTGCGCTACCTCGCCGAGCGCAGCTCCCTTCCGGTTCCGCGGGTGCTGCTTGGCGAGCCGTCGGTGCTGGTCCTCGAGTACATCGAGCATGACGGGCGGGGCGACGCGGCCCTGCACGCGGCCGAAGTGCTCGCTGCCCTCCATTCCATCGAGGCCGACAGCTTCGGGCTGGACCGCGACACGCTCATCGGCTCGCTGCCGCAGCCCAACCCGCGGACCGAGCGCTGGCTCGACTTCTTCCGCGAGCACCGGCTCATGCATTTCGGCCGTGCAGCGGTGACGAAAGGACGCCTCGACGTCGACGTGCTGCACCGGCTCGAACGTCTGGCGGCGCGGCTGGAGCAATGGCTTCCCGAGGTCTCGCGGCCCAGCCTGATCCACGGCGACGTCTGGGGCGGCAACGTACTGGTGAACGATGGGCGGGTGGCCGCCTTCGTCGATCCTGCCATCTACTACGCCGACGCCGAGATCGAGCTGGCGTTCACGACGCTGTTCGCGACGTTCTCGTCCGCCTTCTATCGGCGTTACGACGAGCTTCGCCCGATCCGTGCCGGGTTCTTCGAGGAGCGATGTCCGCTCTACAACCTCTACCCGCTGCTCGTGCACACGATCCTTTTCGGCGGCAGCTACGCGCGCTCGGTGGAGTCGACGGTGCGGCGGTTCGTGGGGTAGCCGGTCCGACGTCTAGAGCGCGCGCGGCGGCTCGAACCTCGCTCGCATGTGCTCCATCCACACCGTCATCATCGGGCGCTTGGGCAGCCCGAGGCTTCGCAGCCTGTCGGCGAATGGGTGATCGCCGAGCACGAGGTCGCTTCCGCTCATGGAGAAGCCGACGCCGCTGGCCTTCGACGCAAAGCGAGTGGCGTGGGCGCGGCCACTCCGGTGCGTGTAGGTGCTCATCGTCGTCTCCGGCAGCTCGCGCTTGCCGGACCGCGGCGCCGAATACGTCAGCACGAGCTTGCCCTGGCTGCGCAGCGTGCACACCGCGCGAGGGCCGTCGTGCGAGAAGTCGATGCTTTCGAGGGTCTTGGGGAAGCCCCACATCTTTTCCCCCGCCTCGCGAGTGAACGCCTGATCCACGGGCAGCCAGACGATGTAGGTGGAGACGCGGCTGCGCAGGAAGTCCAGCACCGTTCCCAGGTACGGAATCCCGCGCGGGGCGCGCCTCTCGCGCACGAAGAATGCGAAGGAGACCTCGTTGTAGTCGCCGAGATCGTTGTCGCGGTAGTCGATGCAGGCCAGGCTGAACAGCGCCTTTGCCGGCGCGATCTCGACCACGTCGAGCTCGTCGCCCGGCAGCATGGCGCGCGCAGCACGTGCATCGACGACGTAGGTGGCCGCGGACGAGCAGGCGTCGCGTACGACGACAGGAAAGGGGACGGCTTTGCCTTGGATGACGACCGGCGCCGCGGTCGGATCTTGTGCGCGCGCGGCGGTAGCCATGGCTACTTGCGTGCCCGCTGCCCGAACAGGACCTTGCGCGCCTCTTCGTCGGGGCCGCTCGGCGCGAGCTGGCGCAGCTCCTCGCCGATGGCCACGCCCTTGGCGGCAGCCGGACGCGCCCGTATCGTGTCGAACCAGCGGCGCAGGTTCGGGAAATCGTCGAGCACCTGTCCCTGCCGCTTCCATGGAATGACCCACGGCCACGCGGCCATGTCGGCGATCGAGTAGTCGCCGGCCAGGAACTCGCGGTCGGCCAGGCGCTTGTCCATCACGCCGTAGAGTCGGTTGACCTCGTCGGTGTAGCGATGGACCGCGTAGTCGATCGGCTCGGGCGTGTAGTTGCGGAAATGGTGGCATTGGCCGGCCATTGGTCCGAGGCCGCCGACCTGCCAGAACAGCCACTGCAGCGCTTCGTAACGACCGCGAGCATCGGTGGGAAGGAAGTTTCGGGTCTTGTCGGCGAGGTAGACCAGGATCGCACCCGATTCGAAGATCGAGATGGGCGGCCCGCCGCCGATCGGATCGTCGTCGACGATGGCCGGCATGCGGTTGTTGGGGCTGATGGCGAGGAATTCTGGCGTGAACTGCTCGCCGCGCCCGATGTTCACGTACTGGAGGCGATAGGGCAGGCCGCACTCCTCCAG
Encoded proteins:
- a CDS encoding low molecular weight protein-tyrosine-phosphatase; the protein is MVHVLFVCLGNICRSPTAEGVFRAQVREAGLEHAIHIESAGTHAYHVGEGADPRSVRAARYRGYDLSAHCARPVRERDFHDFDYIVAMDRDNLRSLHGMQAAAGGKARVALLSQFSPQVQFEEVPDPYSRAESGFELVLDIIEEGCRGLLEHIRSHDLPAGRSDS
- a CDS encoding fructosamine kinase family protein; its protein translation is MTPAVGHRIEQELSARIRSVRPLAGGCVADVQRLELSDGRSVVAKLAAAPGGSLDLEAWMLRYLAERSSLPVPRVLLGEPSVLVLEYIEHDGRGDAALHAAEVLAALHSIEADSFGLDRDTLIGSLPQPNPRTERWLDFFREHRLMHFGRAAVTKGRLDVDVLHRLERLAARLEQWLPEVSRPSLIHGDVWGGNVLVNDGRVAAFVDPAIYYADAEIELAFTTLFATFSSAFYRRYDELRPIRAGFFEERCPLYNLYPLLVHTILFGGSYARSVESTVRRFVG
- a CDS encoding acetoacetate decarboxylase family protein gives rise to the protein MATAARAQDPTAAPVVIQGKAVPFPVVVRDACSSAATYVVDARAARAMLPGDELDVVEIAPAKALFSLACIDYRDNDLGDYNEVSFAFFVRERRAPRGIPYLGTVLDFLRSRVSTYIVWLPVDQAFTREAGEKMWGFPKTLESIDFSHDGPRAVCTLRSQGKLVLTYSAPRSGKRELPETTMSTYTHRSGRAHATRFASKASGVGFSMSGSDLVLGDHPFADRLRSLGLPKRPMMTVWMEHMRARFEPPRAL
- a CDS encoding glutathione S-transferase N-terminal domain-containing protein, which codes for MIDLYYWPTPNGWKITIMLEECGLPYRLQYVNIGRGEQFTPEFLAISPNNRMPAIVDDDPIGGGPPISIFESGAILVYLADKTRNFLPTDARGRYEALQWLFWQVGGLGPMAGQCHHFRNYTPEPIDYAVHRYTDEVNRLYGVMDKRLADREFLAGDYSIADMAAWPWVIPWKRQGQVLDDFPNLRRWFDTIRARPAAAKGVAIGEELRQLAPSGPDEEARKVLFGQRARK